A portion of the Deinococcus peraridilitoris DSM 19664 genome contains these proteins:
- the surE gene encoding 5'/3'-nucleotidase SurE, with translation MTSSERKRILVANDDGIFSPGIKALALALRDLGDVTVVAPDVEQSAVGHGITIRRPLRFKHTASAGFGDIPAYRVDGTPADCVVMGVHLVGRPDILVSGINLGANLGNDLTHSGTVAAAIEGLAFGVPAIAFSQLSVASGEFDFSYGAAYAAKLTAEVLARGLPPRTLLNVNFPVGQPKGVRVTTLSDHRYEDELVHRQDPEGRDYYWVAGTPRAEYAGDSDYGAVQDGFVSVGPVRLELTYHDFIREVEDFIPAL, from the coding sequence GTGACTTCCTCTGAGCGCAAACGCATTCTCGTCGCCAACGACGACGGTATCTTTTCGCCGGGCATCAAGGCCCTCGCGCTGGCCCTGCGGGACCTGGGCGACGTGACCGTCGTCGCTCCAGACGTCGAACAGTCGGCAGTGGGTCACGGCATCACCATTCGTCGTCCGCTGCGCTTCAAGCACACGGCCTCGGCGGGCTTCGGTGACATCCCGGCGTACCGGGTGGACGGTACGCCCGCCGATTGCGTGGTGATGGGCGTGCACCTGGTCGGGCGACCGGACATCCTGGTGTCGGGCATCAACCTGGGCGCCAACCTGGGCAACGACCTGACCCATTCCGGCACGGTCGCCGCCGCCATCGAAGGACTGGCGTTCGGGGTACCCGCCATTGCTTTCTCGCAGCTGAGTGTCGCCAGTGGAGAATTCGATTTCTCGTACGGCGCAGCGTACGCCGCCAAGCTCACCGCAGAAGTGCTGGCGCGCGGCTTGCCTCCACGCACGCTGCTCAACGTGAACTTTCCGGTGGGTCAGCCCAAAGGCGTGCGCGTCACGACACTCTCCGACCACCGCTACGAAGACGAACTCGTTCACCGTCAGGACCCCGAAGGCCGTGACTATTACTGGGTGGCCGGCACCCCGCGCGCAGAATACGCCGGCGACAGCGACTACGGCGCCGTGCAGGACGGCTTTGTCAGCGTCGGCCCGGTGCGTCTGGAGCTGACCTACCACGATTTCATCCGAGAAGTCGAGGATTTTATTCCGGCGCTCTGA
- a CDS encoding YibE/F family protein, with product MRLPALLLALLLTSCAAAQNALPDKAIPLGTYLRGTFEQMYGPEEAVVTLDNGDIVNVTIFQDASRFEPKQRVVVWKTGNDYLLDAPIRYPQLLVQLGLFLGLATLIGRAKGVRAVLGTLASLGVLMTFVVPRLAQGENIITTMLLAVPGILIFTLYFVHGVNRKTSAALLGTLCAAGTGFFLTLYFSRAMHFTGLSTTGGYAAQSLFGLDALGLFLVSVVLGAVGALNDVTVTQASVVETLHEEDPRRNVRELYTRAMRVGFDHMGSMVNVLVLAYAAGTIPSLLLFYRDPNPVWQKVNGEGFAAEITNVLVGASCLLLAVPLTTYLAALLIKRGRRPSGEAVAAD from the coding sequence ATGCGCCTGCCCGCCCTGCTGCTCGCCCTGCTCCTGACGTCGTGTGCCGCGGCGCAGAACGCCCTGCCGGACAAGGCCATCCCGCTGGGCACCTACCTGCGCGGCACCTTCGAGCAGATGTACGGCCCGGAAGAAGCCGTCGTCACGCTCGACAACGGTGACATCGTCAACGTAACGATCTTTCAGGACGCGTCCCGCTTTGAGCCCAAACAGCGCGTGGTCGTGTGGAAGACCGGCAACGACTACCTGCTCGACGCCCCGATTCGCTACCCGCAGCTGCTCGTGCAGCTCGGACTCTTTCTGGGACTCGCCACACTGATCGGGCGGGCCAAGGGGGTGCGGGCAGTGCTGGGCACCCTCGCGAGCCTGGGGGTACTGATGACCTTCGTGGTGCCGCGCCTCGCGCAGGGCGAGAACATCATCACCACCATGCTGCTCGCGGTGCCGGGCATCCTGATCTTCACGCTCTACTTCGTCCACGGTGTGAACCGCAAGACGAGCGCTGCCCTGCTCGGCACGCTGTGCGCGGCGGGCACCGGGTTTTTCCTCACGCTCTACTTCAGCCGCGCCATGCACTTCACCGGTCTGAGCACCACCGGCGGGTACGCCGCGCAGAGCCTGTTCGGTCTGGACGCCCTGGGGCTGTTTCTGGTGAGCGTCGTGCTCGGGGCAGTCGGCGCCCTCAACGATGTGACCGTCACCCAGGCCTCGGTGGTGGAGACCCTGCACGAGGAGGACCCGCGGCGCAACGTGCGCGAGCTCTACACCCGCGCGATGCGGGTGGGCTTCGATCACATGGGCAGCATGGTGAACGTGCTGGTCCTCGCTTACGCGGCAGGAACCATACCGAGCCTGCTGCTCTTTTACCGCGATCCCAACCCGGTGTGGCAGAAGGTGAACGGCGAAGGTTTTGCCGCCGAGATCACCAACGTGCTGGTGGGCGCGTCGTGCCTGCTGCTGGCCGTACCGCTCACCACCTACCTGGCGGCGCTGCTGATCAAGCGGGGACGGCGCCCGAGCGGCGAGGCCGTGGCCGCCGACTGA
- a CDS encoding ROK family protein, with product MTHPIHPITTLGVDVGGTKIAYGVLRGETLLTKRSVPTPREGWHSVLDAIARVVEELRAEFPDEAAVGIGVPGPLNHDNTEVKFAPNIYGFQNVPLVAYLSEKLGQKVVLENDAKAAALAEDTLGAAREASSSVYITISTGIGSGIVLNGKVWRGFNGVAGEIGHIVALPGGPVAGSNVAGALEAVASGTAMARDATFAFGTPMTTAEVFDLAQLGDTKAEKIVQGALRYIGMAIADVQKFLDPEMFVLGGGVSEVGPYLLESVQRYADEYVSGFAQVQIRKALLGTDAGVIGAALAARS from the coding sequence ATGACTCATCCGATCCATCCCATCACCACCCTCGGCGTCGACGTCGGCGGCACCAAAATCGCTTACGGCGTGCTGCGCGGCGAAACCCTGCTGACCAAACGCTCGGTGCCTACCCCGCGTGAAGGCTGGCACAGCGTGCTGGACGCCATCGCCCGTGTCGTCGAGGAACTGCGCGCCGAGTTTCCCGATGAGGCCGCCGTGGGGATCGGCGTGCCCGGTCCCCTCAATCACGACAACACCGAAGTGAAGTTCGCGCCCAACATCTACGGCTTTCAGAACGTGCCGCTGGTCGCCTACCTGAGCGAGAAGCTCGGTCAGAAGGTCGTGCTGGAAAACGACGCCAAAGCCGCCGCGCTGGCCGAGGACACCCTGGGAGCGGCGCGCGAGGCGTCGAGCAGCGTGTACATCACCATCTCGACGGGCATCGGCAGCGGGATCGTACTGAACGGCAAAGTCTGGCGCGGTTTCAACGGCGTGGCCGGCGAGATCGGTCACATCGTGGCGCTGCCAGGCGGCCCGGTGGCGGGCAGCAACGTGGCGGGCGCACTGGAAGCCGTGGCGAGCGGAACGGCCATGGCTCGCGACGCCACGTTCGCCTTCGGCACTCCCATGACGACGGCAGAGGTGTTCGATCTGGCGCAACTCGGGGACACCAAAGCCGAAAAGATCGTGCAGGGAGCGCTGCGCTACATCGGCATGGCAATCGCTGACGTGCAGAAATTCCTCGATCCCGAAATGTTCGTGCTGGGCGGCGGTGTCTCCGAGGTGGGGCCGTACTTGCTCGAAAGCGTGCAGCGCTACGCCGACGAGTACGTCTCGGGTTTCGCGCAGGTGCAGATTCGCAAGGCGCTGCTGGGCACGGACGCCGGTGTGATCGGCGCGGCCCTCGCGGCGCGCAGCTGA
- a CDS encoding CAP domain-containing protein produces MTRLLLTLALSCGLILTVGHSQGATYGVTYRSAQDGLAPLAVTFDARVPGSAQVEWDFGDGQRATGVAPLHTFYLPGTYQVNVQVRDGGRTMNGVLNVQVRDGGPESARITVLHGENAVSFSAEGSRIYAPFSPRWTLNGAPLQTATVTLREGAHVVRVDLQGRAGPVSKEVRFVVGSVSASVAFDAEVLRLTNDARARGWDCTLLRFGAAGKPPLARNAQLDAAARAQTNAMALHGYFAHVNPIDGSSAGERARAAGYAWTGVAENIAGGQTTPQEVVTGWLKSPGHCKNIMGEFQEIGLSYGARPNSELRTYWTQVFAKR; encoded by the coding sequence ATGACCCGCCTCCTCCTGACGCTCGCCCTGTCATGCGGGCTGATCCTCACCGTCGGACATTCGCAGGGTGCGACGTACGGCGTGACGTACCGCTCAGCGCAGGACGGGCTGGCCCCGCTGGCCGTCACCTTTGACGCCCGCGTCCCGGGCAGTGCACAGGTGGAGTGGGATTTCGGGGACGGACAGCGCGCGACCGGCGTCGCCCCCCTGCATACCTTTTACCTGCCCGGCACCTACCAGGTGAACGTGCAGGTCCGTGATGGCGGACGCACCATGAACGGCGTGCTGAACGTGCAGGTGCGCGACGGTGGTCCGGAAAGCGCGCGCATCACGGTGCTGCACGGCGAAAACGCCGTCTCGTTCAGCGCCGAGGGCAGCCGCATCTACGCACCCTTCTCGCCGCGCTGGACGCTGAACGGCGCTCCGCTGCAGACGGCGACGGTGACCTTGCGGGAAGGAGCGCACGTGGTGCGCGTCGACCTGCAGGGACGCGCCGGCCCTGTCAGCAAGGAAGTGCGCTTTGTGGTGGGCAGCGTTTCCGCCAGCGTCGCGTTCGACGCCGAGGTGCTGCGCCTCACCAACGACGCCCGCGCCCGCGGCTGGGACTGCACGCTGCTGCGTTTCGGCGCGGCCGGCAAGCCTCCGCTCGCGCGCAACGCGCAACTCGACGCCGCAGCGCGCGCGCAGACGAACGCCATGGCGCTGCACGGCTACTTCGCACACGTCAACCCCATCGACGGCAGCTCGGCCGGAGAACGCGCCCGCGCGGCCGGTTATGCCTGGACGGGCGTGGCCGAAAACATCGCGGGAGGTCAGACGACACCGCAGGAAGTGGTGACCGGCTGGCTGAAAAGCCCAGGACACTGCAAGAACATCATGGGGGAATTTCAGGAGATCGGACTCAGCTACGGCGCCCGACCGAACAGCGAGCTGCGAACCTACTGGACCCAGGTGTTCGCCAAACGCTGA
- a CDS encoding ABC transporter ATP-binding protein: MTGAPTLEARELHVQLGTTAVLRGASVRFRAGQLSVVVGPNGAGKSTLLRALLGLETAQQGEVRLMDRPLKVWRRADKARTLAYLAQGEGLPEEACARDIVTLGRGAGGWLWGLLPLQGESDADRRAVEEAMRRTDTLKFAERRVSELSGGERQRVALARALASEPKFLLLDEPTNHLDLKYQLELLRYLRCEVAGGLGAVLVVHDLNLAARADHVVLMHGGEVLAQGAPHEVLSATAIERAYGVRVHIEHVRSRMLIVPVE; this comes from the coding sequence GTGACGGGCGCGCCGACGCTGGAAGCGCGCGAGCTGCACGTGCAGCTCGGCACCACCGCCGTGCTGCGTGGAGCCAGTGTGCGTTTCCGGGCCGGGCAGCTCAGTGTCGTCGTCGGACCGAACGGGGCGGGGAAAAGCACCCTGCTGCGCGCCCTGCTGGGCCTGGAGACGGCGCAACAGGGCGAGGTGCGGCTGATGGACCGTCCGCTGAAGGTCTGGCGCCGCGCCGACAAAGCCCGCACGCTCGCGTATCTGGCGCAGGGTGAAGGATTGCCCGAAGAAGCCTGCGCCCGGGACATCGTGACCCTCGGGCGAGGCGCGGGCGGCTGGCTGTGGGGCCTGCTGCCCTTGCAAGGCGAGAGTGATGCCGACCGCCGCGCCGTCGAGGAGGCCATGCGCAGAACTGACACCCTCAAGTTCGCCGAGCGGCGGGTCTCGGAACTTTCGGGAGGAGAGCGTCAACGTGTCGCCCTGGCGCGGGCACTGGCCAGCGAACCGAAATTCCTGCTGCTCGACGAACCCACCAATCACCTCGACCTGAAGTACCAGCTCGAACTGCTGCGTTATCTGCGCTGCGAGGTGGCAGGGGGCCTCGGCGCCGTGCTGGTGGTTCATGACCTGAACCTCGCCGCCCGCGCCGACCATGTCGTGCTGATGCACGGCGGGGAGGTCCTCGCGCAGGGCGCGCCCCACGAGGTCCTCAGCGCGACCGCCATCGAGCGCGCTTATGGTGTGCGGGTACACATCGAACACGTTCGGAGCCGTATGCTGATCGTTCCCGTCGAATGA
- a CDS encoding DNA-3-methyladenine glycosylase family protein encodes MDLPTAERVTESAEGQAGSAPGAVCSCGPCRSVHEMLTPARQAEGLAELAGRDPVLRALLAQFGAPPLWSRPPGFAALVLIILEQQVSLASARAAFTRLQARVGEVTPEVILASADNLRGAGLTRQKSAYLLALAEAVVNGRVDLDGLERQDDAGVREALSGIKGVGPWTVDVYLLLALLRPDILPVGDLALVSSVRRVYGLAERPTRAQLLVMGQSWRPWRSVATRLLWHAYLQERGRSFQG; translated from the coding sequence ATGGACCTGCCGACAGCTGAGCGGGTCACCGAATCCGCCGAGGGCCAGGCAGGCAGCGCGCCGGGTGCGGTCTGCTCCTGCGGCCCGTGCCGGAGCGTGCATGAGATGCTGACCCCCGCGCGTCAGGCCGAGGGACTGGCGGAGCTGGCCGGGCGGGACCCGGTGTTACGCGCCCTGCTGGCCCAATTCGGAGCGCCGCCCCTGTGGAGCCGTCCACCAGGATTTGCCGCCCTGGTGCTGATCATCCTGGAGCAACAGGTTTCGCTGGCTTCCGCGCGCGCCGCGTTCACCCGACTGCAGGCAAGGGTCGGAGAGGTGACGCCCGAAGTGATTCTGGCGAGTGCGGACAACTTGCGCGGGGCGGGCCTGACCCGGCAGAAGAGCGCGTATCTGCTCGCCCTTGCCGAGGCGGTGGTCAATGGCCGGGTAGACCTGGACGGGCTCGAAAGGCAGGATGACGCGGGCGTGCGCGAGGCGCTGAGCGGCATCAAAGGAGTCGGACCGTGGACGGTGGACGTCTACCTGCTGCTCGCCCTGCTGCGTCCCGACATCCTGCCGGTGGGAGATCTGGCGCTGGTGTCGTCCGTGCGGCGTGTTTACGGACTGGCAGAGCGGCCGACGCGAGCACAGCTGCTCGTCATGGGACAGTCCTGGCGACCGTGGCGTTCTGTGGCGACGCGCCTGCTCTGGCACGCTTACCTGCAAGAGAGGGGCCGGTCATTTCAGGGTTGA
- a CDS encoding acyl-CoA thioesterase produces the protein MNWSHAHATDIQMRFGDVDSLGHVNNVAYAQYLETARIGFLNDLARRGVDFHLVIARLEVDYRHEVTLGQHVTVQLLVTRVGRTSFECAYRVLANGVLAAEARSVQVNVDRAARRPQPLEGHVRAALLERLAMTGLETGTL, from the coding sequence ATGAACTGGAGTCACGCGCACGCAACCGACATCCAGATGCGCTTTGGCGACGTGGACTCGCTTGGGCACGTCAACAACGTCGCTTACGCCCAGTACCTCGAAACGGCGCGCATCGGCTTTCTGAATGACCTGGCGCGGCGCGGCGTGGACTTTCACCTCGTCATCGCGCGCCTGGAGGTCGATTACCGCCACGAGGTCACGCTGGGGCAACACGTGACCGTGCAGCTGCTGGTCACCCGGGTCGGACGCACTTCCTTCGAGTGTGCCTACCGGGTGCTGGCCAACGGGGTACTGGCCGCCGAGGCCCGCAGTGTGCAGGTCAACGTCGACCGCGCCGCCCGGCGACCCCAGCCGCTGGAAGGCCACGTGCGCGCGGCGCTGCTGGAGCGGCTGGCCATGACCGGGCTGGAAACGGGCACGCTGTGA
- a CDS encoding SDR family NAD(P)-dependent oxidoreductase, with protein MSEAHCGLHFRAPRHFRALGWTVLPVALLVAHTLRKTRLRQALTGKVMVITGASSGIGRAVALEGARRGARLVLAARHASDLERVAGEVRALGAEALAVPTDVRDRAQVQHLVDQTVQHFGRLDVMFNHAGAWFIDTVEHSEERHMRDLIDLNIMGVLYGVQAAVPVMRRQGFGHIINTSSVEGRIGFPFTGVYAGTKAFVELMTQSLRQELMHVEQTGVRVSAVLPVTVRTPIFDKVANVHRGGQGAHMNIPVQEPTQVARAVLDAVEVYRPVILPFRPIFGLMALYDLLPGLTDRLMTLVRVDKAASPLSHARRGSHRDERPISPATPILRS; from the coding sequence ATGAGCGAGGCGCACTGCGGCCTGCACTTTCGGGCACCACGACACTTCCGGGCGCTTGGATGGACCGTGCTGCCCGTCGCGTTGCTGGTGGCCCACACCCTGCGAAAGACGCGTTTACGACAAGCCCTCACCGGGAAGGTCATGGTGATCACGGGCGCGTCGAGCGGCATCGGCCGGGCCGTGGCGCTGGAAGGCGCGCGGCGCGGCGCCCGCCTGGTGCTCGCCGCGCGTCACGCCTCGGACCTGGAACGGGTGGCGGGCGAAGTGCGGGCACTGGGCGCCGAAGCACTGGCCGTGCCCACTGACGTGCGTGACCGGGCGCAGGTGCAGCACCTCGTCGATCAGACCGTGCAGCACTTCGGACGGCTGGACGTGATGTTCAACCATGCCGGCGCCTGGTTCATCGACACGGTCGAGCACAGCGAAGAGCGCCACATGCGTGACTTGATCGACCTCAACATCATGGGCGTGCTGTATGGCGTTCAGGCTGCCGTGCCGGTCATGCGCCGCCAGGGCTTTGGGCACATCATCAATACTTCCTCGGTGGAGGGCCGCATCGGCTTTCCCTTCACGGGCGTGTACGCCGGAACAAAGGCCTTCGTGGAGCTCATGACGCAGTCGCTGCGCCAGGAATTGATGCACGTCGAACAAACCGGTGTGAGGGTAAGCGCCGTGCTGCCGGTCACGGTGCGCACCCCGATTTTCGACAAGGTCGCCAATGTACACCGAGGCGGGCAGGGCGCCCACATGAACATCCCCGTGCAGGAACCGACCCAGGTCGCGCGGGCCGTACTGGACGCCGTGGAAGTCTACCGGCCGGTGATCTTGCCGTTTCGGCCCATTTTCGGCCTGATGGCGCTGTACGACCTGCTGCCCGGTCTGACCGACCGATTGATGACGCTCGTCCGGGTGGACAAAGCGGCCTCGCCTCTCAGCCACGCCCGGCGGGGCAGTCACCGCGACGAGCGCCCCATCTCCCCGGCCACGCCGATCCTCCGCTCATAA
- a CDS encoding FecCD family ABC transporter permease, producing the protein MGVRGDDFDRPNPAHLPVPHVKAAPAAAARSGERPAAFTFKLLALFAALGLTILLAVGLGSIPITPAETLTALWKGVSGQELAGSDVIVWQLRLPRVVLGLLVGASLAVCGGAFQGLFRNPLADPYLMGVASGAYLGVTVAIVLGLSGALMPLSAMGAALLSVLVTLVLARQGNTFPTTRLILSGVVVGSVLTAVSTYLLLSGQDRIRQVFTSTLGNLAYGGWAEIRTVALYEFFALGVLLLLSRALNTLSLGDATARSLGVPVERLRLLAIVAASVATAVAVSYAGIIGFVGLITPHVVRRLWGSDHRVLLPVSALAGGTLLVLADLLARTLTRPAELPVGIVTTLLGGPFFLYLLRRTR; encoded by the coding sequence ATGGGCGTTCGTGGAGATGATTTTGACCGACCCAACCCTGCTCACTTGCCGGTACCCCACGTGAAGGCCGCACCGGCCGCAGCGGCGCGGTCAGGTGAACGCCCGGCCGCGTTCACCTTCAAGCTGCTGGCGCTGTTTGCCGCGCTGGGCCTGACCATTCTGCTGGCAGTCGGTCTTGGCAGCATTCCCATCACGCCGGCCGAGACCCTCACGGCCCTCTGGAAAGGCGTCAGCGGACAGGAACTGGCCGGGAGTGACGTGATCGTCTGGCAGCTGCGCCTGCCCCGCGTGGTGCTGGGGTTGCTGGTGGGTGCCAGCCTCGCGGTGTGCGGTGGCGCTTTTCAGGGCCTGTTTCGCAATCCCTTGGCCGATCCTTACCTGATGGGCGTGGCGAGTGGCGCTTACCTCGGCGTGACGGTCGCCATCGTGCTGGGACTGTCAGGCGCGCTGATGCCGCTGTCGGCGATGGGTGCCGCCCTGCTGAGCGTACTGGTGACGCTGGTGCTGGCCAGACAGGGCAACACGTTTCCCACCACCCGCCTGATTCTCTCGGGCGTGGTGGTGGGCAGCGTGCTGACTGCGGTCAGTACGTACCTGCTGCTCAGCGGTCAGGACCGCATCCGGCAGGTGTTCACCAGCACCCTGGGCAACCTCGCTTACGGCGGCTGGGCGGAAATCCGCACGGTCGCCCTGTACGAATTCTTCGCCCTGGGCGTGCTGCTGCTGCTTTCGCGTGCCCTCAACACCCTCTCGCTGGGCGACGCGACCGCCCGCAGCCTCGGCGTGCCCGTCGAGCGCCTGCGCCTGCTGGCGATCGTGGCGGCCAGCGTCGCCACCGCCGTGGCCGTGAGTTACGCGGGCATCATCGGTTTTGTCGGGCTGATCACCCCGCACGTCGTGCGCCGTCTGTGGGGCAGCGACCACCGGGTGCTGCTGCCCGTCAGCGCCCTGGCCGGAGGCACCCTACTGGTGCTCGCCGACCTGCTCGCCCGCACGCTCACCAGGCCAGCAGAACTGCCCGTCGGTATTGTCACCACCCTGCTGGGCGGCCCGTTCTTTCTGTACCTGCTGCGGAGAACCCGGTGA
- the chrA gene encoding chromate efflux transporter, translated as MSTRNEPAHLAPPAPRHVPFGEAVGVWARIAVQSFGGPAGQIALMHRILVEEKRWISEERFLHALNYCMLLPGPEAQQLTIYIGWLLHGTRGGIVAGTLFILPGFFAILALSVIYALYQQTTLVQALFFGLKAAVLVIVLDAVIRIGRRTLRHPLLIAIAALAFSAIFFFNVPFPLVVLGAGVFGYFGSRARPEVFQASGGHGPSHSGAVVGEDEAVINERTVPRVQPTWAHAVRVGAVGLAAWFGPLLLLGNLLGFSSVYWQMSKFFSQMAVVTFGGAYAVLAYVAQQAVQGYGWLRPGEMLNGLGLAETTPGPLIQVVQYVGFLGAFRDPGALSPLAAGVLASVVVTWATFAPCFLWIFLGAPYIEQLRGNKALSGALTAITAAVVGVILNLSVWFALNTLFARVGEVRAGPLRLYTPEWSTLSVASLVLTVIAAIALLRFRLGTLTTLALTTLLGAAFVLLRAS; from the coding sequence ATGTCCACCCGAAACGAGCCCGCCCACCTCGCTCCTCCCGCGCCCCGGCATGTCCCCTTCGGTGAGGCGGTCGGCGTGTGGGCCAGAATTGCCGTGCAAAGCTTTGGCGGCCCCGCCGGGCAGATCGCCCTGATGCACCGCATCCTGGTCGAGGAGAAGCGCTGGATCAGCGAGGAGCGCTTTTTACACGCCCTGAATTACTGCATGCTGCTGCCGGGTCCGGAAGCGCAGCAGCTGACCATTTACATCGGCTGGCTGCTGCACGGCACCCGCGGAGGCATCGTCGCCGGGACCTTGTTTATCCTGCCGGGCTTTTTTGCCATTCTGGCGCTCAGCGTCATCTACGCCCTCTACCAGCAGACGACGCTCGTGCAGGCGCTGTTCTTCGGCCTGAAGGCCGCGGTGCTGGTGATCGTGCTCGACGCGGTGATCCGCATCGGCAGGCGTACGCTGAGGCATCCCCTGCTGATCGCCATTGCCGCCCTGGCCTTCAGCGCGATCTTCTTTTTCAACGTTCCCTTTCCGCTCGTCGTGCTGGGCGCGGGTGTGTTCGGGTATTTCGGCAGCCGCGCCCGGCCAGAGGTGTTTCAGGCGAGCGGTGGACACGGCCCCTCGCACTCCGGCGCGGTGGTGGGGGAAGACGAGGCGGTCATCAACGAACGCACTGTGCCGCGCGTGCAGCCCACCTGGGCGCACGCCGTGCGGGTCGGCGCGGTCGGTCTCGCCGCCTGGTTTGGCCCCCTGCTGCTGCTGGGCAACCTGCTGGGCTTTTCGAGCGTCTACTGGCAGATGTCCAAGTTCTTCAGCCAGATGGCCGTGGTGACCTTTGGGGGCGCCTACGCCGTGCTGGCCTACGTCGCGCAGCAGGCTGTGCAGGGCTACGGCTGGCTCCGGCCCGGCGAGATGCTCAACGGCCTGGGCCTGGCCGAAACCACGCCTGGTCCGCTCATTCAGGTGGTGCAGTACGTGGGCTTTCTGGGCGCCTTTCGTGATCCGGGAGCGCTCAGCCCGCTCGCCGCCGGTGTACTCGCGTCGGTCGTGGTTACCTGGGCCACCTTCGCGCCGTGCTTCCTGTGGATCTTCCTGGGCGCTCCCTACATCGAGCAGCTGCGCGGCAACAAGGCCCTCTCCGGAGCGCTGACGGCCATCACGGCCGCGGTGGTGGGGGTGATTCTCAACCTGAGCGTGTGGTTCGCGCTGAATACCCTGTTCGCGCGGGTGGGCGAAGTGCGTGCCGGGCCCCTGCGGCTGTACACGCCGGAGTGGAGCACCCTCAGCGTGGCCTCACTGGTCCTGACCGTCATCGCGGCGATTGCGCTCTTGCGCTTCAGGCTCGGCACCCTGACCACCCTGGCCCTCACGACACTGCTTGGCGCGGCCTTCGTGCTCCTCCGGGCCAGTTGA
- a CDS encoding (2Fe-2S) ferredoxin domain-containing protein, producing MPAKYFKTNGHLLACGGSSCQQRGADLLYLALQRALDNQKLLYYKTGGSVRLTRSGCLGACSYGPTLACYRERAGQLEQAWYEAVDFPLALRVAQAVHEEAELPQERRYGPADS from the coding sequence ATGCCCGCTAAATACTTCAAAACCAACGGACACCTGCTCGCCTGCGGCGGCTCCAGCTGCCAGCAACGCGGCGCCGACCTGCTGTACCTGGCCCTGCAACGCGCGCTCGACAACCAGAAGCTGCTGTACTACAAGACCGGCGGCAGCGTGCGCCTCACCCGCAGCGGCTGTCTGGGCGCCTGCAGCTATGGGCCCACCCTGGCCTGCTACCGTGAACGCGCCGGGCAGCTGGAGCAGGCCTGGTACGAAGCCGTGGATTTTCCGCTGGCCCTGCGCGTGGCGCAGGCCGTGCACGAGGAAGCGGAGTTACCCCAGGAGCGCCGCTATGGACCTGCCGACAGCTGA